In the genome of Fusarium poae strain DAOMC 252244 chromosome 1, whole genome shotgun sequence, the window TGGCTGGATCGCTCACGTCAATTCTTTCCGAGAGTACTGGTTACACCTCTGAAACTTCAGTCGTGGTTGAGCAAACTACAGCCCCCACCGCAGAGACTGAGACTGGAGTGACTACTGGTGGTACAGTTGCTGGAGCTGAGACAAGCGATTCAGCTTCTATTGAGTCAACTGCCTCTCAATCTACCCCATCCGCCGCCACGACACCCATCTCTCTTCCATTCGAACCAACGTATCCTCCTCACAATTATGACTTTGGTGCTCCGAGCTCCGCAGACAATGGCTGGCCAACATTCTCCGTCGACTCGAGCGCTGATGCTGCAACTGGTTTCTCGTCTTTCACCACTTTCCTCACCACAAGCAAGGCCACTGATACTGCTTCTGCTTCCACTTCCACCGGTATCAAGGAGCCTGATTACGAGCCACCTGCCTATGAGCCTCCTTCGTACCGTGAGCCTGCATACGCTCGTAAGCGCTGGGGTTTTGGATGGTAATTGGTTTCGTTTAGTACGAAAGGACGTTGGTGTACTTGCTGGattcttgtcttttttactttcttgTGAATGACTTGATGTCTTTCTCCCCACTTTGATTGATTCCATCTTGTTTTTTGTATCTGGGATACGAGGTTATCTGGAGGTAGATAATtgatagaaaataaattgtGGTTGTTTGATGTTAAGAGGTTAATGGTAAAAACGTGGTTTATTTGTAGTGTGATGTTAACTTTGTATTTATGTTGGCGTCCATTTCTTTTAGTCCAAAGAGAATAACCCATATCTACCCTCTCAACTTAATGTGGTGCTCATCAATACCATCTACCTAGCTTACACTCTCCCATTCCATAGGATCAACCATCCAATCCCATTCATCATCCACAGCCATGcccatctcatcatcaaagtcatcagCCCACGACCTCCCCTGGTTATCCTTTTCAACCTTTTTAGCGCCAATACCATATCCAACCTCCAAACCAGCCAGTATCTGTCCCACAAGCCAGGTTAGGTCATACATCTTGAGAGGCGGTGTCTCTTTCCCTTCCCCAGCATCCTTCCACCTATTCCTCAGCTCCTTGGCTTTCCGCAGCGCCATATTCACTTCTCCACTTCCCAGTGCCTCGTATAGAGGACATGACACCTCTTCCAAGGCGTTGATAACCTCCTCGTGATACCGGTGCTGTTGTTTCTTCCCCCCAGCAAACCTTTGGTGCGGAATTCCAATGTCAAagacgaggaggagaaggacaaTCGCTTGCTCAATCCATACATAGAATTCGTGAAAATCCACCTTGAAGTTTCTCTCAGCGTCGCCCACCGTGAATCCAAACTTTTCCGGATGCAGCGCACGCTCATACGAGTTCTTCAGATCAATGAACCTCCATCGCAGCCTCTGGCAGGCCTGTTCAAAGCGGTGGAAAGCTTGCGACGAAGTTAAGCGTGTCGAACTTGGAATTGAGCTTGGCAAAGGTGTCGTAGCTGAAATCGAGCCCTTCAAGGGCGCTGGGGGTGAAACCGAGCCTGATAAAGGCGCTGGAGTTGAAATTGAGCTTGGTAAAGGCGCTGAGGCAGATGCTGGCGGGGGTGTTGGTCGCGATGAAGGTTGCGACGAGGCACGTGCTGAGGGGACAGCGTTTTGAAGGCGAGAACGACCTCCCGTAGCCCAGATGGAGCCTTTGAGGCCTGTCGCGCCtgtcatgatgatgatgttcaATGAGTTGAAAGAGTTGAGATGGCGTGTATCGTGAGAGAGTGCGAAAAGGTCTGTGAGTGATTGAAAGGGCAGACTTTGTTGCTGGCCAACCTCAATTCAGGTTCAACTTCAGCTGGCAAGCTTAATTGCTTTTCGCTTTATCTCATATAGTCTAATTCGCCAGCCTCCTTTGTTTCTTTGGTTTAGATACCCTTGAGGCCTGTGCTGAAGCAGTACAACTGACTTGTTTCACGTCTCTTTATGTTTGCGGCGACCTGGTTCCTAAAGCGGAGTCAATGTACACAAGCAATGACTTTACCCATGAGCTGAAGCTGAGATGGATGATAAAGTAGTGATAATGTTAACTTGCAACCAAAACAATATCTCGTAGTGATAAACAAAGAGAGATGCTCAAAGGAATGAAAGAACAAAAGTGAGTGAATACGCCAACTCGATTTGCGAATGACAGCCATGGATTTTAGTGCCCGTCGATGGCTTATTCATCGGCGATTAACAATTGGCGTTGACTCTAACTAAACTTGGCTGCGTCAACAACAATTCTCCATACTCGTGAGACTAATTCATCACCAATCTCTAACCAATAATTCGTAGCAGTAAGGAAACAAGATCAATGCTCATGACAAGTATTTCCTGTATCAATATATACAATGTTTGTTCACTATAGACAACGCAGACGCAGCAAGCCtcagtacctaggtaggttaCCCAACTCATGTCCAgaaatcaatcaatcaatcatgtTTACTTGCTCGCCTGACACAAACACATCATAGACTGGCCCTAGGCGACAGCTCTTAACCATATATGCTCCTGAAACTCCTACAATCCAGACATTTCGGCTTCTGGACGCCTTATTCAACGCTATCCTGATGACCCAACTCAAAAGCAACAAAAACACACAACTCCATTATCCGCATCTTCTTGACAGTTCCAATCGATAGTCTGTCTATAGGCCGGCCTATGTTGAATCGCGCACCTTTTTGGTCGCCTTGGCCGTACCAATATGAGTGTTGTGCACCTGTTCTGGTTAGCCTTGTTATAATCAATACATGGAAACAAACATACTTTTGTCGCAAATCGAAGACTTGTCAATGTTTCCTTCAGATGTGTCTCGAGTGGCGAAACCATGACAAACATCAGAGTCTTGCTGTTGCCTCCCAAGCTGTATTGTAGCAAGTGGGTCAACTTGGAATTGCGGTATGGAATATGACCTGATCCTCGTCCAAGAGCCTCGATAACATCGCCCAAGCAGCTCAGACTCTTGTTGATGTTTTGGGTTTCCTTCATACGGTCACCCTCAGCCTGTGAGTGCTTGAGACGCTCGGAACCCGCCAAATCAACGAGGTTCAGTGTACCCTCGCATCGTTCTCCAGTGGCAGAATTCTCTCCAATCAACTTGAGGATAAAGATGCTGTGAGATCGAGACGATCGCTCGTTGGCCTTAGTGGCGGCTACGGATCGATTGTTCTGTGCCTCCTCAAGCATCATTTCTACACTGGATGGACTGTCAAGACGTACTGACTGGCAGTTCGTGATTGTCGTCTGCTTGCGAATTTCGTCATGACGAATCTCCAACTTTCTTGCCGCAGCTCGATCATTAGGTGTCAACAGGTCGTTGAGCTCTTCGTTGTACACCTCAACAAACGAACCCTCCATGGTGTACTCCCAGGActtctccttgagcttggtgatggtgtcgTAGATCATATGGGTGGCACGCGGGATCATACCATCGCTAGAAGACATGGTATGTGTCTTTCCAGAGCCCGTTTGGCCATAACAGAAGATGCATACGTTGTATCCATCAAGTGCGCTTTGAACCAACTGAGAGATCTCACCGAAAATCTCTTGGTTCTGAGTACCAGGAACAAAGACACGATCGAACTCGAAGGGGTAATTCTTCCGTGTGATCTGTCCCAAGCTGCTTTTCTCTTCAGGGCCAGCCAGAACAATCTCAGAAGATGTCTTGTCATCAGGGAACGACATCTTGGcctcctctccctctccGTTACCCAGAGGCGGTCGCACACGGCACATGACTCGAATGTTGCCTTTGAGCTCTTGGTACTTGTTGAAAAGAACTCGTCGTTCAGTCTCCTCTTTGATGAGCTTGGTCTGGGCCTCTTCGGCTACACGGAGGGCTTCTTGAAGACGTGCCTCCATGTTGGCAAATGAGTCCGACTGGGCCTTGTTATCCGATTCGAGGAATTCGACGTGTGACTTGAGCGAGTTGATCTTGGCTTCTAGTGTCGTATTGGCTGCTGAAAGTTCGGCGATGCTCGTTTGAAGAGTGCTCTTCAAGGTGCGTTCCCGCTGGAGATCTCCTCTTAGATTTTCCACCATGGAGTTGGCTTCTTGAAGCTCACGGTCCTTTCTTTGTATGGCGACGCCCATATCCTGGTGGTCGTTGCCCATTCGGGTTCGTAGTTCTTGGATCTCGCGGTCCTTCTTTTGTCTCTCCTCTGACAATTCCTGATGGTAGAGCCTTGTCAAGCTTTCAATCTTTTGCTCGTGGTCTTTTGTCTGTTCCTCTTTTAGTCGGTCCAATTCCCGCCTGAGTTCTTCGGATGCTGTTCTATGCTGTCGTGATATGTCATCAATCTTTTCTCTATGCTTTCGTTCCTGATCCTCCATTTGTCGTTCGAATTCCCACTTTTGCTTGTCCATTTCGTGTCGGATTTGGCGTCCCTCCTCTCTTGCCGAGTCGAGATCTGATTTCAAGGCGTCGTTCCTcatatcgagcttctccCTATCACTCTCCAACTCTTTCACTGTAGAAATGTTAGTGATTTTCCTCTTCATAGTCGCAAATACCCACCTCGCTTCTTTGCTAGCTCGAGGGCATCGTCATGACCCTTTCGCTCAATAAGAGTGGTGTTGACCATCTCCTTGAGTTCTTTGAATTGGGATTCCATGTCCACGACTCGACCGCCAACGTCCCATGCTACATATGATGTCAGGTTAGAATCTTTGTTTAAAAATGCTTTGCTAGGGGATGGTGCTTTGGCAGGGGACTGGAATGTTTTGACGGGCGAAAGAGCCAGTGACTCTTCGAATTCCGCAAGCTTTCGTTTCACTTCCTCAGCTCCTGGTGCTTTCGGAGGAGCTCCCTATTCCCGCTCCGAGGACGCCAGTCGAGAGGTAGCGATCTTGTCATTCTGGCCAACTCTGCCACGCCGTTTACAAGGAATGTTGGATATATGTGATGCGATTGATGATTGTGATAATCGACGTGTTAAGGGGCGGGAAATCGCTTGAGTCCCGGGGATATCTTGATCTTCGAGACTCAAACCATTGAATTGTGTGGTTAGAGAACTATCTCTGATTGTTGGTAGGGTCGGAAAGGCTTGTGATgttcttgtcttgttgtGAGGGAGAGGAACGTGTGATTGTGAACAGAATAGTTGCATTCCCGTCGTACCATTATTTGCTGGAGGCTCTTGTCGTTCTTCTTCGCGGATAGCATGCGCTGTTCGTGGACGAGGTGCTTGGCTCTTCGATCGGGTATGCGTAGGACGGCCATTGACTCCATTAGTTCCGTTAATTCGTGTAgtcgttgtcgttgtcgtGCCATATCGTCCGTTCTGGGTGGCCTTGTTAAAGCCCATCGATGTAGCTGCGCCGAGTCGTGACTGAGTGGTTGAGGGTTGCTTGAGCTAGAAACAAGGAGTTAGCAGCTGCAAAGTTGTATCAATACCGTGCCGGTAGAGTCATATGCCCGCTGTAATTTAGTACCAGTCGATAAGGAAGGAGGATAACGTGGACATCGTTCAGTTTCAGGAGCAAAGGCTTGTCTCCAGACTTGCTTCGTGGTGTCGGTTCAAGAATGTCGAGTAAGTGCGGTCGAAGGGTGATTCTGACACGCCAAACTGGTGCAATCTCAGAAAGTTTGTGACTTACCCCGGAAGACATGCCCGCTAGACTCTGAGGTCGCACACCTGATCGTGCAGCCGCTGCGCCAGAGGCATATGATGTCGGTTTGGAAGAATACTCGAGAGCGCGTTCGGAAAGCGGTTTGCGCTTGGGATCAGATTGCGCGGCTATGTGATGTCAGATATGGTTGCGACATGTCTGAAAATCGATTTACCTGGTTGAGGGATCTCGCGCTTCAGGTTTTTGAGGGCCGATAGCGAGCTCGCAGTGGAAGCAATGCGAGCGTTGTGTTGCGACTCGCTCCATTCCGTAAGGCCTCCCCCTCCTATCGACATGGACAGCGAAGAAGGTGCGGGGAGCCGACTCATTTTGGAGGTTCGTAGTGACTGTGAAGGTTGATGATAAGTGTCTGTCTCAGGTTTTTGACGCGAATTAACAACGTACTGAGTTGTCCTCCATGGTGAAAACAGTGCGCCCACAATTTAGAGACAAAAGCAGGAGGCACGGACAACAAGCAGCAACGAAGCACTTGTTGTAGACCGCAGTAGCaagagtaggtaggtaagtagTGTGAATATACGAAGGCTAATAAAGAGTGAAAAGTAGTGGTAACAAAAGTGGTACACGCTCGGTGCTTAACTCATGGATGGAGCTACTATTATGGTTGACTTGGAAGGATCCTCATGTGGGATAGTTCGCTTGGAGATTGGCGATGCGGAAGCGTTAATTGTTTACCTATGTCAAGGCGTTGCTGGGGCGATGGACCGAATCCGTTTTTGGAGACACCCCACCACGGAAAGGGGACTTTCAAGTTGACATCACTGTATAGGTATATGTACAGATATAGCCTGAAATGTAACCTCTCGATAAAGAGAATCTCGATTCCTTGGTCAGTCAGGTCTTGTATGATTGTTTTTCTAATCGTATTTCCTGCAGTGCAAACCGCCGTTGTCAAGTGCAACGTCCTACCAGCAAAGCGTTGAAGCTTCACCTCACCCAAAGCCATGTAACCTTCCAGTCTTGTCCTGTGAAACCATAGACCGATTGATATGACTGCTATACTAAGCCAAGCAGTGACTTTCAAGTTATTGAATGTGTCTGGTGATttcaaaaaaaagaaagaaagaaaaaaaaaagaagaaaaaaacactGTGAATCGAAACAATATATCACCTTGCTACCCCCATATTCGACTTTTACCCATGTATCCAATCCAACCCAATTTCTACTGATCTGATTTTATGTATCAAAGAACTAAATGGAACCCGTTAAGACAACCCAAACTTTCTATAATATACTATGAAACAACTACAAACTCGGCCTTAAAGTGCTTCAAGGTTGAAGCTCTGAAGCTACCCCAGTCTAAACCAAAAACATCATCAAAGTTAGGCTGACTCAGCCAGCACCGTTGACAAGTCCCAACGTGGGGCGACAGACAGTTCACACACAAATTCACATGTCACTCTTGTCCGTCCATCTTATGACATGACGCTTGATGGCATGCGCTGTCGCAGAATCTGACATCGCAACGCCGTCTCATTTGTTCTCGTTATCCGTAGCCGAGTCGCATCTTTTCTCCTCAGACAACGACCAGCAAACATAAAAGCGAAAGGCTTCTCATGTCTCGATAGCTAACCCCTCCGCTTGTCCTCTTCTTTTGTCTTACACCACGCGATCACCAGCATCATGGAAAAATACAGTCAATTTCGCGATCGAGGTAAACTACCTTCAGAAACCTAGCGTTATTCACATGCTAATATCTAATAGCCACGGGTATTGCGCCCTTCCTTCCCGTCTCGACACCCATTTCAGCGGTCGCGATATTCACCCACGCCACGCTCTTCCTCTTCCGCCTCCCATTCTTCATCGCCTATTTCGTCGGCtactttctcttctttcacttCCTCCCACTGCCCGTTATCTTTAGAAAAGTTGCCCTTTGGGGATTGATGGCCATACCGGGAATCTGGTGGATTGACCTGCAGCTAGACGGCGTCAAACGTGGCACTTTGGCGGACCAGCCCCGCGAGCGCTTCCCTCACCCCGGTTCAGTTATTGCTGTCAACTTCTCGAGTCCGATAGATGCGATCTACCTCGCCGCCATCTTCGATCCCATCTTTACAATCTCGTATCCTGATACCCGTCGTGTCCAGCGTGTTAGCTTGCTGGGCGCTGTTCTGGCAGCTCTCTCGCCCGTACGAACTGCTCCTCCTGCGAACGCCAAACTAGTCGAAATCAAGGACATTTTGGCTAGTAACCCAGGGCAAATTGTGGCCGTTTTCCCTGAGTGCGGAACGACCAACGGAAAAGCCATTCTGCCTTTTAGCCCGAGTATCCTTCAAACACCAGCCGATGTTCACATTTTCCCCGTGAGTATTCGATACACACCCTCCGACGTCACGACTCCCGTGCCTGGCAAGTGGTTCCGGTTCCTGTGGGATCTCCTTTCTCGACCAACAACATGTATCCGTGTGCGTATCGCTGAGGGTCAGATCAACACATCTGCCGCAAAGGTCAACGGTGTCTCACATTCTGCCCCCACTGAGCTGCGCCAACGTAACGATGTGAGCGCCGGCGTTTCTGCGGATGAACAGCGTGTTCTTGACCGCGTGGGTGAAGCTTTGGCCAGGCTTAGTCGGGTCAAGCGAGTCGGCCTCACAATGAAGGACAAGGCGTCCTTTGTTGACGCACTGAACAGCAAGAAATGATTACGGCAGCAAAAGTCGGAAGAGCCAATACAGAGATGTTGGTCGGTTGATTCGAGAAATGATTTGAGGAAAAGGAGTTGTCGCATTGCAAAGAGCCTGGAGGTTTTTTGTTAAGTCAGCCAAATACCCATGATCATTCGTAGTTTCGTATTTTCTGGGTTGGTCTTTGCATTTAATTTGATATGCCCTATTGTAGTCAGTTGAGTAGACTCGTCAGGTAAAAAGCATTTCTTGCATCACCAGTCACAATGGACAGAATCTGGTAAGGTATTTAAAACAAAAAATATTGGGATATAAGTTCTGACCCCGAAAAATCCAAATTCGCCTTTTCCGACCCCATTAAAATGAATTACATCGTGGCATATAACAATTTTGTTTGGCTTTCACGAGCCCTTTAGTTCTTGAGTCCGCTGTCGGTGACACAGCCCTCACTGGCGTCCCTGACCAGCTGAGCGTACTTGCTGAGAGTACCCTTGGTGTATCGGGGAGGGGGAGCCTTCCAAGCCTTGCGGCGGCGAGCGACCTCCTCCTCGGGGACAACAAGGTCGATAGCACGAGACTCGGCATCGATAACGATGGTGTCACCGTCCTCGACAAGGGCGATAGGGCCACCCTCCATGGCCTCAGGGACAATGTGACCAATAATGAAACCGTGGGAACCACCAGAGAAGCGACCGTCAGTGAGAAGGGCGACATCCTGCCCGAGGCCAGCACCCATGATGGCAGAAGAAGGCTTCAGCATCTCGGGCATACCGGGGCCACCCTTGGGTCCGTCATATCGAATGATGACGACAGTCTTCTcacccttcttgatctcaccAGCCTCAAGGCTAGAGATGAAGGCGGGCTCCGAGTCGTAGACACGAGCCTTGCCCTCGAATCGAAGACCCTCCTTACCAGTAATCTTACCAACACAGCCACCAGGAGCCAGTGATCCGCGAAGGATCTGAATGTGGCCGGTAGGCTTGATGGGGTTGCTCAGAGGGCGGATGATGGTTTGATCCTCGGGGAATCCAGGCAAATCCTCGACGTTTTGCTTCATGGTCTTACCAGTGACAGTAATACCAGAGCCGTCAATGATGCCCTCCTTTAGGAGGAACTTGAGAAGAGCAGGAGTACCACCAATCTTGTGCATATCGGCCATGACCCACTTTCCGGAGGGCTTCAGGTCGGCAAGGAAAGGAGTACGGTCGGAAACCTTTTGGAAATCCTCGATATCAAGCTTGATACCGACAGAGTCGGCAATGGCAATAAGGTGCAGGACAGCGTTGGTGCTGCCACCAAGGATGGTGGTGACGATCATGGCATTCTCAAAGGCTTGGCGAGTCATGATGTCACGAGGTCGGATATCCTCCTTCAGGATGTTGCGGATAGCAGGTCCAACAGCCTCACACTCAGCAACCTTGCTGGGGTCCTCAGCagggctgctgctgctgccagGAAGGGTGAGTCCCAGAGTCTCAATGGCAGTAGCCATGGTGTTGGCAGTGTACATACCACCACAGGCACCACCACCAGGGCAGGCGTTTCGAATAATGTCGAATCGCTGCGCCTCAGTGATCTCGCCTGTGAGGTATTGACCGTAGGCCTGGAAAGCAGAGATGATATCGATTGAATCGCCTTGCTTGGTGCAGCCGGGCTTGATGGTTCCACCGTAAACCATGATGCTGGGACGGTTGACACGGCCCATAGCAATGGCAACACCAGGCATGTTCTTGTCGCAACCGGGCAAGCTGACGTTGGCATCGTACCATTGACCGTTCATGACAGTCTCGATACTATCGGCGATAATCTCTCGGCTCTGGAGGGAGTATCGCATACCGGTGGTACCCATGGAGATACCATCAGAGACACCGATGGTGTTGAATCGGTAGGGAATGAGACCAGCCTTGGCAACAGACTCCTTGACATGGGCAGAGAGGTCCATAAGGTGCATGTTGCAAGGGTTTCCCTCGTACCATACGGACGAGATACCAACCTGAGCCTTGTTCATGTCATCCTCAGAAAGGCCGGTGGCGTAGAGCATAGCCTGGGAGGCACCCTGTGCCTTGGGCTGGGTGATGTTGGAGGAGATcttgttgagcttgtcatcgGCGCGGATGGCGGTGGTGGACAGGAAGCGGCTGTAATAGGAGAGATATTAGTATTTACAGATGAATTGACCTATTGTTGGAAATTGTTGATCGTTGGCAATAGATAGTGATGGACGTACCCATGGCTTCTGGGGATGGGGAAAGCTCCCACAGCTCTGGAGCGCAGTAGTGACCGGGAAAGC includes:
- a CDS encoding hypothetical protein (TransMembrane:1 (o142-161i)~BUSCO:49502at5125), with the protein product MTGATGLKGSIWATGGRSRLQNAVPSARASSQPSSRPTPPPASASAPLPSSISTPAPLSGSVSPPAPLKGSISATTPLPSSIPSSTRLTSSQAFHRFEQACQRLRWRFIDLKNSYERALHPEKFGFTVGDAERNFKVDFHEFYVWIEQAIVLLLLVFDIGIPHQRFAGGKKQQHRYHEEVINALEEVSCPLYEALGSGEVNMALRKAKELRNRWKDAGEGKETPPLKMYDLTWLVGQILAGLEVGYGIGAKKVEKDNQGRSWADDFDDEMGMAVDDEWDWMVDPMEWESVS
- a CDS encoding hypothetical protein (BUSCO:10825at5125) — translated: MEDNSSLRTSKMSRLPAPSSLSMSIGGGGLTEWSESQHNARIASTASSLSALKNLKREIPQPAAQSDPKRKPLSERALEYSSKPTSYASGAAAARSGVRPQSLAGMSSGVSHKLSEIAPVWRVRITLRPHLLDILEPTPRSKSGDKPLLLKLNDVHVILLPYRLLKQPSTTQSRLGAATSMGFNKATQNGRYGTTTTTTTRINGTNGVNGRPTHTRSKSQAPRPRTAHAIREEERQEPPANNAWDVGGRVVDMESQFKELKEMVNTTLIERKGHDDALELAKKRVKELESDREKLDMRNDALKSDLDSAREEGRQIRHEMDKQKWEFERQMEDQERKHREKIDDISRQHRTASEELRRELDRLKEEQTKDHEQKIESLTRLYHQELSEERQKKDREIQELRTRMGNDHQDMGVAIQRKDRELQEANSMVENLRGDLQRERTLKSTLQTSIAELSAANTTLEAKINSLKSHVEFLESDNKAQSDSFANMEARLQEALRVAEEAQTKLIKEETERRVLFNKYQELKGNIRVMCRVRPPLGNGEGEEAKMSFPDDKTSSEIVLAGPEEKSSLGQITRKNYPFEFDRVFVPGTQNQEIFGEISQLVQSALDGYNVCIFCYGQTGSGKTHTMSSSDGMIPRATHMIYDTITKLKEKSWEYTMEGSFVEVYNEELNDLLTPNDRAAARKLEIRHDEIRKQTTITNCQSVRLDSPSSVEMMLEEAQNNRSVAATKANERSSRSHSIFILKLIGENSATGERCEGTLNLVDLAGSERLKHSQAEGDRMKETQNINKSLSCLGDVIEALGRGSGHIPYRNSKLTHLLQYSLGGNSKTLMFVMVSPLETHLKETLTSLRFATKVHNTHIGTAKATKKVRDST
- a CDS encoding hypothetical protein (TransMembrane:2 (i12-37o43-63i)~BUSCO:43418at5125), which translates into the protein MEKYSQFRDRATGIAPFLPVSTPISAVAIFTHATLFLFRLPFFIAYFVGYFLFFHFLPLPVIFRKVALWGLMAIPGIWWIDLQLDGVKRGTLADQPRERFPHPGSVIAVNFSSPIDAIYLAAIFDPIFTISYPDTRRVQRVSLLGAVLAALSPVRTAPPANAKLVEIKDILASNPGQIVAVFPECGTTNGKAILPFSPSILQTPADVHIFPVSIRYTPSDVTTPVPGKWFRFLWDLLSRPTTCIRVRIAEGQINTSAAKVNGVSHSAPTELRQRNDVSAGVSADEQRVLDRVGEALARLSRVKRVGLTMKDKASFVDALNSKK
- a CDS encoding hypothetical protein (BUSCO:13543at5125), whose amino-acid sequence is MLSRSLLRSRAVGAFPIPRSHGRFLSTTAIRADDKLNKISSNITQPKAQGASQAMLYATGLSEDDMNKAQVGISSVWYEGNPCNMHLMDLSAHVKESVAKAGLIPYRFNTIGVSDGISMGTTGMRYSLQSREIIADSIETVMNGQWYDANVSLPGCDKNMPGVAIAMGRVNRPSIMVYGGTIKPGCTKQGDSIDIISAFQAYGQYLTGEITEAQRFDIIRNACPGGGACGGMYTANTMATAIETLGLTLPGSSSSPAEDPSKVAECEAVGPAIRNILKEDIRPRDIMTRQAFENAMIVTTILGGSTNAVLHLIAIADSVGIKLDIEDFQKVSDRTPFLADLKPSGKWVMADMHKIGGTPALLKFLLKEGIIDGSGITVTGKTMKQNVEDLPGFPEDQTIIRPLSNPIKPTGHIQILRGSLAPGGCVGKITGKEGLRFEGKARVYDSEPAFISSLEAGEIKKGEKTVVIIRYDGPKGGPGMPEMLKPSSAIMGAGLGQDVALLTDGRFSGGSHGFIIGHIVPEAMEGGPIALVEDGDTIVIDAESRAIDLVVPEEEVARRRKAWKAPPPRYTKGTLSKYAQLVRDASEGCVTDSGLKN